The Amblyomma americanum isolate KBUSLIRL-KWMA chromosome 6, ASM5285725v1, whole genome shotgun sequence genome has a window encoding:
- the LOC144136533 gene encoding uncharacterized protein LOC144136533 isoform X4 yields MHGSTKLSSASPTSLILSFAVPIILVMCTTFIFAIVLKPSHTKARLRVATDKPLTSKDHVSAKRGSSEAHPMLESDGKAAVTRSTTRRRSTKKRDSSSRASIKRKKTPSRGPKSKTPEMEPSTNNDWETTLTFNPANDEQKHQKASPAEKATEDELQETTPEE; encoded by the exons atgcacggctcaactaa ACTCTCCAGTGCTTCCCCGACCAGCTTGATTCTGTCATTTGCAGTGCCAATAATTCTAGTGATGTGCACTACTTTCATCTTTGCAATCGTCCTGAAACCTTCGCACA CAAAAGCAAGACTAAGAGTGGCCACAGACAAGCCCCTTACTAGCAAAGATCACGTGTCAGCAAAGCGGGGGTCCTCTGAAGCTCATCCAATGCTAGAGTCTGATGGGAAAGCCGCAGTGACCAGAT CGACCACCAGAAGGCGGAGTACAAAAAAACGGGATTCATCCTCAAGAGCATCTatcaaaaggaagaaaactcCAAGCAGAG GTCCAAAAAGTAAAACGCCTGAGATGGAGCCTTCGACCAATAATGACTGGGAGACGACACTCACTTTCAATCCTGCAAATGATGAGCAGAAGCACCAGAAAGCCTCACCAGCAGAGAAAGCAACGGAGGATGAGCTACAAGAAACCACACCAGAAGAATAG
- the LOC144136533 gene encoding uncharacterized protein LOC144136533 isoform X2, which yields MYNKKPISRKFLKLQLSSASPTSLILSFAVPIILVMCTTFIFAIVLKPSHTKARLRVATDKPLTSKDHVSAKRGSSEAHPMLESDGKAAVTRSTTRRRSTKKRDSSSRASIKRKKTPSRGPKSKTPEMEPSTNNDWETTLTFNPANDEQKHQKASPAEKATEDELQETTPEE from the exons ATGTATAACAAGAAACCTATAtctcgaaaattcttgaaactgca ACTCTCCAGTGCTTCCCCGACCAGCTTGATTCTGTCATTTGCAGTGCCAATAATTCTAGTGATGTGCACTACTTTCATCTTTGCAATCGTCCTGAAACCTTCGCACA CAAAAGCAAGACTAAGAGTGGCCACAGACAAGCCCCTTACTAGCAAAGATCACGTGTCAGCAAAGCGGGGGTCCTCTGAAGCTCATCCAATGCTAGAGTCTGATGGGAAAGCCGCAGTGACCAGAT CGACCACCAGAAGGCGGAGTACAAAAAAACGGGATTCATCCTCAAGAGCATCTatcaaaaggaagaaaactcCAAGCAGAG GTCCAAAAAGTAAAACGCCTGAGATGGAGCCTTCGACCAATAATGACTGGGAGACGACACTCACTTTCAATCCTGCAAATGATGAGCAGAAGCACCAGAAAGCCTCACCAGCAGAGAAAGCAACGGAGGATGAGCTACAAGAAACCACACCAGAAGAATAG
- the LOC144136533 gene encoding uncharacterized protein LOC144136533 isoform X3 has translation MHGSTKLSSASPTSLILSFAVPIILVMCTTFIFAIVLKPSHNEINSRAKARLRVATDKPLTSKDHVSAKRGSSEAHPMLESDGKAAVTRSTTRRRSTKKRDSSSRASIKRKKTPSRGPKSKTPEMEPSTNNDWETTLTFNPANDEQKHQKASPAEKATEDELQETTPEE, from the exons atgcacggctcaactaa ACTCTCCAGTGCTTCCCCGACCAGCTTGATTCTGTCATTTGCAGTGCCAATAATTCTAGTGATGTGCACTACTTTCATCTTTGCAATCGTCCTGAAACCTTCGCACA ATGAAATCAATTCTCGGG CAAAAGCAAGACTAAGAGTGGCCACAGACAAGCCCCTTACTAGCAAAGATCACGTGTCAGCAAAGCGGGGGTCCTCTGAAGCTCATCCAATGCTAGAGTCTGATGGGAAAGCCGCAGTGACCAGAT CGACCACCAGAAGGCGGAGTACAAAAAAACGGGATTCATCCTCAAGAGCATCTatcaaaaggaagaaaactcCAAGCAGAG GTCCAAAAAGTAAAACGCCTGAGATGGAGCCTTCGACCAATAATGACTGGGAGACGACACTCACTTTCAATCCTGCAAATGATGAGCAGAAGCACCAGAAAGCCTCACCAGCAGAGAAAGCAACGGAGGATGAGCTACAAGAAACCACACCAGAAGAATAG
- the LOC144136517 gene encoding uncharacterized protein LOC144136517: MSVASKLGRWWPRMDPCYHIPESEVKEYVKKGPCLDMQRTLSAVQRFLTVLKAHEVDLLLPCGKTEKNAVSYCWIASKLLVLNAVLEGVLLELREDVPGALSLVTLDARGVVEHPDAAVSDAAFLVSWLLCHHCCVRTVHLDNSSLRCQFAPTVVGRALQRSSGIVDLKLSLRSSLQRTQALAVLVSALQHMVSLETLDLGGLVLDRSTVESVVAVLNSTRLRTLVLGNSPQVKKVALKLSRALRKCTCLTSLVINDRVRALPEAALLLEKNTTLQRVSLSGVTGELVGEILLCLARNNTLEELCLSDAALGDYPVPIAPIYAFAASNRRLRVLKLTRLELGDAAATAFAELLRDNKTLEEIDFSGSGVSDFGGNALAEALEVNRSLKTICLEESQLCEDTVEKFARALSQNKNLEQVRLGIVALPEDWRLSDDACDFPAVCKRLEVTWNTWCLERIASCLRTLNTEQPMSAERAFLRLCWTRRTTINGVRAILGAASCVTFLNELTIGSIHVDERGFAETIAALLVSTKTLKKIEISEAINASHVVRVILRAFERNTTVCTARLACSLGSPSTANALKRMLNVNRTLHSIAFRSLNVHPKSLARFVSGIQRNNVLTDLSFGYLFDEEGMRQLRDLLWRNRCLLSRAVKYAEQTATDIESVEAFKMLAGRDSLLCALKKATGKTAAECEDIVTKISDKLQKAVQLEVAPLHLSQM, encoded by the exons ATGTCCGTCGCCAGCAAGCTGGGTCGCTGG tggCCCAGAATGGATCCGTGCTACCACATTCCAGAGTCGGAGGTGAAGGAGTACGTCAAAAAGGGACCATGCTTGGACATGCAGAGGACGCTGTCTGCGGTACAGCGTTTTCTGACGGTGTTGAAAGCACACGAGGTCGACTTGCTTCTGCCGTGCGGCAAGACCGAAAAGAACGCTGTGTCGTACTGCTGGATCGCATCGAAGCTGCTCGTTCTGAATGCCGTCCTTGAAGGCGTTTTGTTGGAACTACGTGAGGACGTCCCCGGTGCCCTGTCTTTGGTTACTCTCGACGCGCGAGGTGTGGTCGAGCATCCGGACGCTGCCGTCTCGGACGCAGCCTTTCTCGTGTCTTGGCTCTTGTGTCACCACTGCTGCGTGCGGACAGTACATTTAGACAACAGCTCCTTGCGCTGTCAGTTTGCGCCGACGGTCGTCGGTAGGGCGCTGCAACGCAGCTCAGGTATAGTCGACCTTAAATTGAGTTTGCGCAGTTCACTACAAAGGACGCAGGCCCTTGCTGTTCTGGTGTCCGCGCTGCAACACATGGTCAGTCTGGAGACACTGGACTTGGGTGGGCTGGTGCTCGATCGCAGTACTGTGGAGAGCGTCGTTGCAGTGCTTAACAGCACCCGCTTGAGAACTTTGGTGCTTGGGAACTCTCCACAGGTGAAGAAAGTTGCCCTAAAGCTTTCGCGCGCACTGAGGAAATGCACATGTCTTACCTCGCTTGTCATAAACGACAGAGTTAGAGCCCTTCCTGAAGCCGCGCTTCTTTTGGAGAAAAACACAACTCTCCAGAGAGTTTCGTTATCGGGGGTGACGGGGGAGCTTGTTGGCGAGATACTGCTTTGTTTGGCACGCAACAATACCCTCGAAGAACTCTGCCTTAGTGACGCTGCTTTGGGCGACTATCCCGTGCCAATCGCGCCCATCTACGCGTTCGCTGCCTCGAATCGACGGCTCAGGGTGCTGAAACTGACGCGCCTGGAACTTGGCGACGCTGCTGCTACGGCGTTCGCTGAGTTGCTCCGTGACAACAAGACTCTGGAAGAAATTGATTTCTCAGGAAGCGGCGTGAGCGACTTCGGCGGAAACGCGCTAGCCGAAGCCCTCGAGGTCAACCGCTCGTTGAAGACCATCTGCTTGGAGGAGAGTCAGCTGTGCGAAGACACCGTGGAGAAATTTGCTCGAGCCCTGTCTCAGAATAAGAACCTCGAGCAGGTCAGACTAGGCATCGTGGCCCTGCCCGAAGACTGGCGTCTTTCAGACGATGCTTGCGATTTTCCCGCTGTCTGCAAGCGTCTCGAAGTGACTTGGAACACATGGTGCCTCGAGCGGATAGCCAGTTGTTTGAGAACTCTGAACACTGAGCAGCCTATGAGCGCAGAGAGAGCTTTTCTGAGGCTGTGCTGGACTCGCCGAACCACCATTAATGGTGTTCGCGCTATTCTCGGTGCAGCTTCTTGTGTAACATTTCTGAACGAACTCACTATCGGAAGTATCCACGTTGATGAGCGCGGCTTCGCAGAAACCATCGCGGCGCTTTTGGTTTCAACAAAAACGCTGAAGAAGATTGAAATAAGTGAAGCGATAAACGCGAGCCATGTCGTGAGAGTGATTTTGCGAGCCTTTGAGCGGAACACTACTGTGTGTACTGCTCGACTTGCCTGCAGCTTAGGTAGCCCCAGCACTGCTAACGCCTTGAAGAGGATGCTAAATGTCAACAGGACGCTTCACTCAATAGCGTTTAGAagtctgaatgtgcacccgaagTCCTTAGCTAGGTTCGTTAGTGGTATTCAACGAAACAACGTTCTTACCGACTTGTCATTCGGATACTTGTTTGATGAAGAAGGCATGCGGCAACTGCGGGACTTACTGTGGCGAAACAGGTGTCTTCTGAGCCGAGCTGTGAAGTACGCTGAACAGACCGCGACTGATATCGAGTCAGTGGAAGCATTTAAAATGCTTGCTGGTCGAGACAGTCTGCTTTGTGCGCTCAAGAAGGCTACTGGAAAGACGGCAGCTGAGTGTGAGGACATTGTGACCAAAATTTCAGACAAGCTGCAAAAGGCGGTGCAACTTGAAGTAGCCCCTTTACACCTTTCCCAAATGTGA
- the LOC144136533 gene encoding uncharacterized protein LOC144136533 isoform X5, whose protein sequence is MCTTFIFAIVLKPSHNEINSRAKARLRVATDKPLTSKDHVSAKRGSSEAHPMLESDGKAAVTRSTTRRRSTKKRDSSSRASIKRKKTPSRGPKSKTPEMEPSTNNDWETTLTFNPANDEQKHQKASPAEKATEDELQETTPEE, encoded by the exons ATGTGCACTACTTTCATCTTTGCAATCGTCCTGAAACCTTCGCACA ATGAAATCAATTCTCGGG CAAAAGCAAGACTAAGAGTGGCCACAGACAAGCCCCTTACTAGCAAAGATCACGTGTCAGCAAAGCGGGGGTCCTCTGAAGCTCATCCAATGCTAGAGTCTGATGGGAAAGCCGCAGTGACCAGAT CGACCACCAGAAGGCGGAGTACAAAAAAACGGGATTCATCCTCAAGAGCATCTatcaaaaggaagaaaactcCAAGCAGAG GTCCAAAAAGTAAAACGCCTGAGATGGAGCCTTCGACCAATAATGACTGGGAGACGACACTCACTTTCAATCCTGCAAATGATGAGCAGAAGCACCAGAAAGCCTCACCAGCAGAGAAAGCAACGGAGGATGAGCTACAAGAAACCACACCAGAAGAATAG
- the LOC144136533 gene encoding uncharacterized protein LOC144136533 isoform X1, whose amino-acid sequence MRPRWENFEELSSASPTSLILSFAVPIILVMCTTFIFAIVLKPSHNEINSRAKARLRVATDKPLTSKDHVSAKRGSSEAHPMLESDGKAAVTRSTTRRRSTKKRDSSSRASIKRKKTPSRGPKSKTPEMEPSTNNDWETTLTFNPANDEQKHQKASPAEKATEDELQETTPEE is encoded by the exons ATGCGTCCACGAT GGGAGAATTTCGAAGA ACTCTCCAGTGCTTCCCCGACCAGCTTGATTCTGTCATTTGCAGTGCCAATAATTCTAGTGATGTGCACTACTTTCATCTTTGCAATCGTCCTGAAACCTTCGCACA ATGAAATCAATTCTCGGG CAAAAGCAAGACTAAGAGTGGCCACAGACAAGCCCCTTACTAGCAAAGATCACGTGTCAGCAAAGCGGGGGTCCTCTGAAGCTCATCCAATGCTAGAGTCTGATGGGAAAGCCGCAGTGACCAGAT CGACCACCAGAAGGCGGAGTACAAAAAAACGGGATTCATCCTCAAGAGCATCTatcaaaaggaagaaaactcCAAGCAGAG GTCCAAAAAGTAAAACGCCTGAGATGGAGCCTTCGACCAATAATGACTGGGAGACGACACTCACTTTCAATCCTGCAAATGATGAGCAGAAGCACCAGAAAGCCTCACCAGCAGAGAAAGCAACGGAGGATGAGCTACAAGAAACCACACCAGAAGAATAG